One segment of Myotis daubentonii chromosome 11, mMyoDau2.1, whole genome shotgun sequence DNA contains the following:
- the SH3GLB2 gene encoding endophilin-B2 isoform X5, whose amino-acid sequence MDFNMKKLASDAGIFFTRAVQFTEEKFGQAEKTELDANFENLLARADSTKNWTEKILRQTEVLLQPNPSARVEEFLYEKLDRKVPSRVTNGELLAQYMAEAASELGPTTPYGKTLIKVSEAEKRLGAAERDFIHAASINFLTPLRNFLEGDWKTISKERRLLQNRRLDLDVCKARLKKAKAAEAKAATVPDFQETRPRNYILSASASARYWDIWHLLFSLGNRPVTRIPSCLSQPCCAFCLFSVLPSPPRLWNDEVDKSEQELRVAQTEFDRQAEVTRLLLEGISSTHVNHLRCLQEFVESQTTYYAQCYRHMLDLQKQLGSSQGAIFPGTFVGTTEPASPPLSSTSPTTAAATMPMEPSVAGSAPPGEAALCLEEVAPPASGTRKARVLYDYEAADSSELALLADELITVYSLPGMDPDWLIGERGNKKGKVPVTYLELLS is encoded by the exons ATGGACTTCAACATGAAGAAGCTGGCCTCGGACGCGGGCATCTTCTTCACTCGGGCGGTGCAG TTCACAGAGGAGAAATTCGGCCAGGCCGAGAAGACCGAGCTCGATGCCAACTTTGAGAACCTTCTGGCCCGGGCGGACAGCACCAAGAACTGGACGGAGAAAATCCTGAGGCAGACGGAGGTGCTCCTGCAGCCCAACCCCA GCGCCCGAGTGGAGGAGTTCCTGTACGAGAAGCTGGACAGGAAGGTGCCCTCGCGGGTCACCAACGGGGAGCTGCTGGCTCAGTACATGGCAGAGGCGGCCAGCGAGCTGGGGCCCACCACCCCCTACG GGAAGACCCTGATCAAGGTGTCAGAAGCTGAAAAGCGCCTGGGAGCCGCCGAGCGAGATTTCATCCACGCAGCCTCCATCAACTTCCTCACGCCCCTGCGCAACTTCCTGGAAGGGGACTGGAAGACGATCTCG AAGGAGAGGCGGCTCCTGCAAAACCGGCGTCTGGACTTGGATGTCTGCAAAGCACGACTGAAGAAAGCCAAGGCCGCCGAAGCCAAGGCCGCG ACGGTGCCTGACTTTCAGGAGACTAGACCTCGTAATTACATTCTCTCCGCCAGCGCCTCCGCG CGTTATTGGGATATTTGGCATTTACTGTTTAGTCTGGGAAATAGGCCAGTCACACGTATCCCATCCTGCCTGTCACAACCATGCTGTGCCTTCTGCCTCTTCTCTGTCCTTCCATCTCCCCCACGG CTCTGGAATGATGAGGTGGACAAG TCTGAGCAGGAGCTCCGAGTGGCCCAGACAGAGTTTGACCGGCAGGCAGAGGTAACGCGCCTCCTGCTGGAGGGAATCAGTAGCACCCAC GTGAACCACCTTCGCTGCCTCCAGGAGTTCGTCGAGTCTCAGACAACTTACTATGCGCAGTGCTACCGCCACATGCTGGACTTACAGAAACAGCTGGGCAG CTCCCAGGGAGCCAT atTTCCAGGCACCTTTGTGGGCACCACAgagcccgcctccccgcccctcaGCAGCACGTCGCCCACCACCGCTGCGGCCACCATGCCCATGGAGCCCTCCGTGGCCGGCTCGGCCCCTCCGGGGGAGGCCGCgctctgcctggaggaggtggctccACCCGCCAGCGGAACCCGCAAGGCCCGTGTACTCTACGACTATGAGGCAGCTGACAGCAGTGAGCTGGCCTTGCTGGCTGATGAG CTCATCACTGTCTACAGCCTGCCTGGCATGGACCCTGACTGGCTCATTGGCGAGAGAGGCAACAAGAAGGGCAAGGTCCCTGTCACCTACCTGGAACTGCTCAGCTaa
- the SH3GLB2 gene encoding endophilin-B2 isoform X4 — MDFNMKKLASDAGIFFTRAVQFTEEKFGQAEKTELDANFENLLARADSTKNWTEKILRQTEVLLQPNPSARVEEFLYEKLDRKVPSRVTNGELLAQYMAEAASELGPTTPYGKTLIKVSEAEKRLGAAERDFIHAASINFLTPLRNFLEGDWKTISKERRLLQNRRLDLDVCKARLKKAKAAEAKAALWNDEVDKSEQELRVAQTEFDRQAEVTRLLLEGISSTHVNHLRCLQEFVESQTTYYAQCYRHMLDLQKQLGSSQGAIFPGTFVGTTEPASPPLSSTSPTTAAATMPMEPSVAGSAPPGEAALCLEEVAPPASGTRKARVLYDYEAADSSELALLADELITVYSLPGMDPDWLIGERGNKKGKVPVTYLELLS, encoded by the exons ATGGACTTCAACATGAAGAAGCTGGCCTCGGACGCGGGCATCTTCTTCACTCGGGCGGTGCAG TTCACAGAGGAGAAATTCGGCCAGGCCGAGAAGACCGAGCTCGATGCCAACTTTGAGAACCTTCTGGCCCGGGCGGACAGCACCAAGAACTGGACGGAGAAAATCCTGAGGCAGACGGAGGTGCTCCTGCAGCCCAACCCCA GCGCCCGAGTGGAGGAGTTCCTGTACGAGAAGCTGGACAGGAAGGTGCCCTCGCGGGTCACCAACGGGGAGCTGCTGGCTCAGTACATGGCAGAGGCGGCCAGCGAGCTGGGGCCCACCACCCCCTACG GGAAGACCCTGATCAAGGTGTCAGAAGCTGAAAAGCGCCTGGGAGCCGCCGAGCGAGATTTCATCCACGCAGCCTCCATCAACTTCCTCACGCCCCTGCGCAACTTCCTGGAAGGGGACTGGAAGACGATCTCG AAGGAGAGGCGGCTCCTGCAAAACCGGCGTCTGGACTTGGATGTCTGCAAAGCACGACTGAAGAAAGCCAAGGCCGCCGAAGCCAAGGCCGCG CTCTGGAATGATGAGGTGGACAAG TCTGAGCAGGAGCTCCGAGTGGCCCAGACAGAGTTTGACCGGCAGGCAGAGGTAACGCGCCTCCTGCTGGAGGGAATCAGTAGCACCCAC GTGAACCACCTTCGCTGCCTCCAGGAGTTCGTCGAGTCTCAGACAACTTACTATGCGCAGTGCTACCGCCACATGCTGGACTTACAGAAACAGCTGGGCAG CTCCCAGGGAGCCAT atTTCCAGGCACCTTTGTGGGCACCACAgagcccgcctccccgcccctcaGCAGCACGTCGCCCACCACCGCTGCGGCCACCATGCCCATGGAGCCCTCCGTGGCCGGCTCGGCCCCTCCGGGGGAGGCCGCgctctgcctggaggaggtggctccACCCGCCAGCGGAACCCGCAAGGCCCGTGTACTCTACGACTATGAGGCAGCTGACAGCAGTGAGCTGGCCTTGCTGGCTGATGAG CTCATCACTGTCTACAGCCTGCCTGGCATGGACCCTGACTGGCTCATTGGCGAGAGAGGCAACAAGAAGGGCAAGGTCCCTGTCACCTACCTGGAACTGCTCAGCTaa
- the SH3GLB2 gene encoding endophilin-B2 isoform X2: MDFNMKKLASDAGIFFTRAVQFTEEKFGQAEKTELDANFENLLARADSTKNWTEKILRQTEVLLQPNPSARVEEFLYEKLDRKVPSRVTNGELLAQYMAEAASELGPTTPYGKTLIKVSEAEKRLGAAERDFIHAASINFLTPLRNFLEGDWKTISKERRLLQNRRLDLDVCKARLKKAKAAEAKAATVPDFQETRPRNYILSASASALWNDEVDKSEQELRVAQTEFDRQAEVTRLLLEGISSTHVNHLRCLQEFVESQTTYYAQCYRHMLDLQKQLGSSQGAIFPGTFVGTTEPASPPLSSTSPTTAAATMPMEPSVAGSAPPGEAALCLEEVAPPASGTRKARVLYDYEAADSSELALLADELITVYSLPGMDPDWLIGERGNKKGKVPVTYLELLS, from the exons ATGGACTTCAACATGAAGAAGCTGGCCTCGGACGCGGGCATCTTCTTCACTCGGGCGGTGCAG TTCACAGAGGAGAAATTCGGCCAGGCCGAGAAGACCGAGCTCGATGCCAACTTTGAGAACCTTCTGGCCCGGGCGGACAGCACCAAGAACTGGACGGAGAAAATCCTGAGGCAGACGGAGGTGCTCCTGCAGCCCAACCCCA GCGCCCGAGTGGAGGAGTTCCTGTACGAGAAGCTGGACAGGAAGGTGCCCTCGCGGGTCACCAACGGGGAGCTGCTGGCTCAGTACATGGCAGAGGCGGCCAGCGAGCTGGGGCCCACCACCCCCTACG GGAAGACCCTGATCAAGGTGTCAGAAGCTGAAAAGCGCCTGGGAGCCGCCGAGCGAGATTTCATCCACGCAGCCTCCATCAACTTCCTCACGCCCCTGCGCAACTTCCTGGAAGGGGACTGGAAGACGATCTCG AAGGAGAGGCGGCTCCTGCAAAACCGGCGTCTGGACTTGGATGTCTGCAAAGCACGACTGAAGAAAGCCAAGGCCGCCGAAGCCAAGGCCGCG ACGGTGCCTGACTTTCAGGAGACTAGACCTCGTAATTACATTCTCTCCGCCAGCGCCTCCGCG CTCTGGAATGATGAGGTGGACAAG TCTGAGCAGGAGCTCCGAGTGGCCCAGACAGAGTTTGACCGGCAGGCAGAGGTAACGCGCCTCCTGCTGGAGGGAATCAGTAGCACCCAC GTGAACCACCTTCGCTGCCTCCAGGAGTTCGTCGAGTCTCAGACAACTTACTATGCGCAGTGCTACCGCCACATGCTGGACTTACAGAAACAGCTGGGCAG CTCCCAGGGAGCCAT atTTCCAGGCACCTTTGTGGGCACCACAgagcccgcctccccgcccctcaGCAGCACGTCGCCCACCACCGCTGCGGCCACCATGCCCATGGAGCCCTCCGTGGCCGGCTCGGCCCCTCCGGGGGAGGCCGCgctctgcctggaggaggtggctccACCCGCCAGCGGAACCCGCAAGGCCCGTGTACTCTACGACTATGAGGCAGCTGACAGCAGTGAGCTGGCCTTGCTGGCTGATGAG CTCATCACTGTCTACAGCCTGCCTGGCATGGACCCTGACTGGCTCATTGGCGAGAGAGGCAACAAGAAGGGCAAGGTCCCTGTCACCTACCTGGAACTGCTCAGCTaa
- the SH3GLB2 gene encoding endophilin-B2 isoform X1, which produces MDFNMKKLASDAGIFFTRAVQFTEEKFGQAEKTELDANFENLLARADSTKNWTEKILRQTEVLLQPNPSARVEEFLYEKLDRKVPSRVTNGELLAQYMAEAASELGPTTPYGKTLIKVSEAEKRLGAAERDFIHAASINFLTPLRNFLEGDWKTISKERRLLQNRRLDLDVCKARLKKAKAAEAKAATVPDFQETRPRNYILSASASARYWDIWHLLFSLGNRPVTRIPSCLSQPCCAFCLFSVLPSPPRLWNDEVDKSEQELRVAQTEFDRQAEVTRLLLEGISSTHVNHLRCLQEFVESQTTYYAQCYRHMLDLQKQLGRFPGTFVGTTEPASPPLSSTSPTTAAATMPMEPSVAGSAPPGEAALCLEEVAPPASGTRKARVLYDYEAADSSELALLADELITVYSLPGMDPDWLIGERGNKKGKVPVTYLELLS; this is translated from the exons ATGGACTTCAACATGAAGAAGCTGGCCTCGGACGCGGGCATCTTCTTCACTCGGGCGGTGCAG TTCACAGAGGAGAAATTCGGCCAGGCCGAGAAGACCGAGCTCGATGCCAACTTTGAGAACCTTCTGGCCCGGGCGGACAGCACCAAGAACTGGACGGAGAAAATCCTGAGGCAGACGGAGGTGCTCCTGCAGCCCAACCCCA GCGCCCGAGTGGAGGAGTTCCTGTACGAGAAGCTGGACAGGAAGGTGCCCTCGCGGGTCACCAACGGGGAGCTGCTGGCTCAGTACATGGCAGAGGCGGCCAGCGAGCTGGGGCCCACCACCCCCTACG GGAAGACCCTGATCAAGGTGTCAGAAGCTGAAAAGCGCCTGGGAGCCGCCGAGCGAGATTTCATCCACGCAGCCTCCATCAACTTCCTCACGCCCCTGCGCAACTTCCTGGAAGGGGACTGGAAGACGATCTCG AAGGAGAGGCGGCTCCTGCAAAACCGGCGTCTGGACTTGGATGTCTGCAAAGCACGACTGAAGAAAGCCAAGGCCGCCGAAGCCAAGGCCGCG ACGGTGCCTGACTTTCAGGAGACTAGACCTCGTAATTACATTCTCTCCGCCAGCGCCTCCGCG CGTTATTGGGATATTTGGCATTTACTGTTTAGTCTGGGAAATAGGCCAGTCACACGTATCCCATCCTGCCTGTCACAACCATGCTGTGCCTTCTGCCTCTTCTCTGTCCTTCCATCTCCCCCACGG CTCTGGAATGATGAGGTGGACAAG TCTGAGCAGGAGCTCCGAGTGGCCCAGACAGAGTTTGACCGGCAGGCAGAGGTAACGCGCCTCCTGCTGGAGGGAATCAGTAGCACCCAC GTGAACCACCTTCGCTGCCTCCAGGAGTTCGTCGAGTCTCAGACAACTTACTATGCGCAGTGCTACCGCCACATGCTGGACTTACAGAAACAGCTGGGCAG atTTCCAGGCACCTTTGTGGGCACCACAgagcccgcctccccgcccctcaGCAGCACGTCGCCCACCACCGCTGCGGCCACCATGCCCATGGAGCCCTCCGTGGCCGGCTCGGCCCCTCCGGGGGAGGCCGCgctctgcctggaggaggtggctccACCCGCCAGCGGAACCCGCAAGGCCCGTGTACTCTACGACTATGAGGCAGCTGACAGCAGTGAGCTGGCCTTGCTGGCTGATGAG CTCATCACTGTCTACAGCCTGCCTGGCATGGACCCTGACTGGCTCATTGGCGAGAGAGGCAACAAGAAGGGCAAGGTCCCTGTCACCTACCTGGAACTGCTCAGCTaa
- the SH3GLB2 gene encoding endophilin-B2 isoform X3 — translation MDFNMKKLASDAGIFFTRAVQFTEEKFGQAEKTELDANFENLLARADSTKNWTEKILRQTEVLLQPNPSARVEEFLYEKLDRKVPSRVTNGELLAQYMAEAASELGPTTPYGKTLIKVSEAEKRLGAAERDFIHAASINFLTPLRNFLEGDWKTISKERRLLQNRRLDLDVCKARLKKAKAAEAKAATVPDFQETRPRNYILSASASALWNDEVDKSEQELRVAQTEFDRQAEVTRLLLEGISSTHVNHLRCLQEFVESQTTYYAQCYRHMLDLQKQLGRFPGTFVGTTEPASPPLSSTSPTTAAATMPMEPSVAGSAPPGEAALCLEEVAPPASGTRKARVLYDYEAADSSELALLADELITVYSLPGMDPDWLIGERGNKKGKVPVTYLELLS, via the exons ATGGACTTCAACATGAAGAAGCTGGCCTCGGACGCGGGCATCTTCTTCACTCGGGCGGTGCAG TTCACAGAGGAGAAATTCGGCCAGGCCGAGAAGACCGAGCTCGATGCCAACTTTGAGAACCTTCTGGCCCGGGCGGACAGCACCAAGAACTGGACGGAGAAAATCCTGAGGCAGACGGAGGTGCTCCTGCAGCCCAACCCCA GCGCCCGAGTGGAGGAGTTCCTGTACGAGAAGCTGGACAGGAAGGTGCCCTCGCGGGTCACCAACGGGGAGCTGCTGGCTCAGTACATGGCAGAGGCGGCCAGCGAGCTGGGGCCCACCACCCCCTACG GGAAGACCCTGATCAAGGTGTCAGAAGCTGAAAAGCGCCTGGGAGCCGCCGAGCGAGATTTCATCCACGCAGCCTCCATCAACTTCCTCACGCCCCTGCGCAACTTCCTGGAAGGGGACTGGAAGACGATCTCG AAGGAGAGGCGGCTCCTGCAAAACCGGCGTCTGGACTTGGATGTCTGCAAAGCACGACTGAAGAAAGCCAAGGCCGCCGAAGCCAAGGCCGCG ACGGTGCCTGACTTTCAGGAGACTAGACCTCGTAATTACATTCTCTCCGCCAGCGCCTCCGCG CTCTGGAATGATGAGGTGGACAAG TCTGAGCAGGAGCTCCGAGTGGCCCAGACAGAGTTTGACCGGCAGGCAGAGGTAACGCGCCTCCTGCTGGAGGGAATCAGTAGCACCCAC GTGAACCACCTTCGCTGCCTCCAGGAGTTCGTCGAGTCTCAGACAACTTACTATGCGCAGTGCTACCGCCACATGCTGGACTTACAGAAACAGCTGGGCAG atTTCCAGGCACCTTTGTGGGCACCACAgagcccgcctccccgcccctcaGCAGCACGTCGCCCACCACCGCTGCGGCCACCATGCCCATGGAGCCCTCCGTGGCCGGCTCGGCCCCTCCGGGGGAGGCCGCgctctgcctggaggaggtggctccACCCGCCAGCGGAACCCGCAAGGCCCGTGTACTCTACGACTATGAGGCAGCTGACAGCAGTGAGCTGGCCTTGCTGGCTGATGAG CTCATCACTGTCTACAGCCTGCCTGGCATGGACCCTGACTGGCTCATTGGCGAGAGAGGCAACAAGAAGGGCAAGGTCCCTGTCACCTACCTGGAACTGCTCAGCTaa